From a single Cryptomeria japonica unplaced genomic scaffold, Sugi_1.0 HiC_scaffold_147, whole genome shotgun sequence genomic region:
- the LOC131866476 gene encoding uncharacterized protein LOC131866476 has translation MERLWNLMKISSYKFVDKKQNRACTVWIPPKAGSLKVNFDGANGGNPSKLGYGAIIRDEFGNFVGANFGPLGVTSNNMAEIAGLLAGLEWSAGRGFRSLEIEGDSLIVLNGIINQKFENWKLEASRPKIQGLCDSLDRYSLKHIYREGNSAADWLANRGIECEVPTQLSQVKELPDGLISVLAADKAGIPRTEIG, from the coding sequence ATGGAAAGGCTATGGAATTTGATGAAGATAAGTAGTTATAAGTTTGTTGATAAGAAGCAGAACAGAGCATGTACAGTTTGGATTCCTCCCAAAGCGGGAAGCTtgaaggtaaattttgatggggccaaCGGCGGCAATCCTAGTAAATTGGGTTATGGCGCTATTATTAGGGATGAATTTGGCAATTTTGTTGGAGCAAACTTTGGTCCATTAGGAGTCACTTCAAACAATATGGCAGAAATTGCAGGGCTATTAGCTGGATTGGAATGGAGTGCGGGCCGAGGATTTCGTTCCCTAGAAATAGAAGGTGATTCCCTTATTGTTTTGAATGGGATAATAAATCAGAAGTTTGAGAACTGGAAATTGGAGGCGAGCCGTCCCAAGATTCAGGGATTATGCGATAGCCTAGACAGATATTCTCTTAAACACATATATCGAGAGGGTAACTCGGCGGCGGATTGGTTGGCAAACCGTGGAATTGAGTGTGAAGTACCTACTCAGTTGTCTCAGGTTAAGGAATTACCGGATGGTCTAATTTCAGTCCTTGCGGCAGACAAAGCCGGGATTCCTAGAACCGAAATCGGATAG